A genome region from bacterium SCSIO 12844 includes the following:
- a CDS encoding ankyrin repeat domain-containing protein yields the protein MQLVLNPRKTKQGTQVSRSVRDKLLPDHSYSVEEQYFKSTTNQEAKVYKVSGGAKTIGIIATDKFYHFFDYDYCCKDGVLDTKKIKGWLEEAHGIRETGVGGNHPFIPPEGDWNINFMAPSGSILVSRYMNDEQQLGLRSFGQWSRQKDKVEQVVYSSDSVVMPQHRKLKVTTKDQVTKQVTTSDSVKEAEKFTNPVKLVGGSVDHPDRIMNISFGSMKTEDGQTMKHIYAQVERSEGLGFVYARNRKTKDVSLKDLLSDMHRLGFNQNLMVFSCRGYDKGVDVKWRDTFNEGPKLTDLFDVTIDGVDKSGKDYHSVIANSDKNQSQRLTSRLFYTYNKELIGEFSQLVENVKVDINYKLDGESLVHKAAKSGQTDYLSILLDSGRIEDVNMLDSSGNNALYSAVGYNPNYEVVELLLKAGSYELISRGGDKRESLLLVAASLEDEELFDLAIKYLPKELYEQKDFLERTALMLACEKGNKKMVSALIAKGVDPNYKNKYGFALYDAFKDNKNEIVNLLIDYPKTDLNKTFGFFNETILHAAIEKDQQNLVDKLLTDYPDRINLNQERVFGITPLAEAARIGNFKTMDDLLQLGADINHRSSSYHGITSLMHACLEKKDNAILWLLDHGAKASFRTTNSDEKTALDYYREAGGVNPEILKRLVVKPKPVRLDVINADQPETLFSDQLHAKERSKTLTRDACHNI from the coding sequence ATGCAGTTAGTCCTTAATCCAAGAAAAACAAAACAAGGTACTCAAGTTAGTAGATCAGTTAGAGATAAATTGCTTCCTGATCATTCTTATAGTGTTGAGGAGCAGTATTTTAAATCAACAACTAATCAAGAAGCTAAGGTTTATAAGGTAAGTGGTGGAGCTAAAACAATAGGTATTATAGCAACCGATAAATTCTATCATTTTTTTGATTATGATTATTGCTGTAAAGATGGTGTTTTAGATACAAAAAAAATTAAGGGTTGGTTGGAAGAGGCTCATGGTATACGTGAAACAGGTGTAGGAGGAAATCATCCGTTTATACCACCAGAAGGGGATTGGAATATTAACTTTATGGCACCTTCTGGCAGTATATTAGTTTCAAGATATATGAATGATGAGCAACAGCTTGGCTTACGCTCATTTGGACAGTGGTCTAGGCAAAAAGATAAGGTTGAGCAGGTTGTCTATTCAAGTGATTCTGTTGTTATGCCACAACATAGAAAGTTAAAAGTAACAACAAAAGATCAAGTTACAAAGCAAGTTACAACTTCTGATTCTGTTAAAGAAGCTGAAAAGTTTACGAACCCTGTTAAATTAGTCGGTGGTTCAGTTGATCATCCTGATCGTATTATGAATATATCTTTTGGTTCAATGAAAACAGAAGATGGTCAAACTATGAAGCATATTTATGCTCAGGTTGAGAGATCAGAAGGGCTTGGATTTGTTTATGCACGAAATAGAAAAACGAAGGATGTTAGTTTGAAAGACCTTCTATCTGATATGCATCGATTAGGTTTTAATCAAAATTTAATGGTATTTTCATGTCGTGGCTATGATAAGGGTGTGGATGTTAAATGGAGAGACACATTTAATGAAGGACCAAAGTTAACAGATTTATTTGATGTTACGATTGATGGTGTAGATAAAAGTGGAAAAGATTATCATTCAGTTATAGCAAACAGTGATAAAAATCAAAGCCAGCGATTAACTTCACGATTATTTTATACATACAATAAAGAATTAATTGGAGAGTTTAGTCAGTTAGTTGAAAATGTCAAAGTTGATATAAATTATAAACTTGATGGGGAGAGTTTAGTTCATAAAGCAGCAAAGTCAGGACAAACAGACTACCTTTCAATATTGCTAGATTCAGGACGTATAGAAGATGTCAATATGTTAGATTCTAGTGGTAATAATGCTTTATATTCAGCGGTTGGCTATAACCCAAATTATGAAGTTGTTGAATTATTATTAAAAGCTGGTAGTTATGAACTAATTTCTCGAGGGGGCGATAAGAGAGAAAGCCTATTACTTGTAGCAGCAAGTTTAGAAGATGAAGAGCTTTTTGATTTAGCAATAAAGTATTTGCCTAAGGAATTATATGAACAAAAGGACTTTTTAGAGCGTACTGCCTTAATGCTTGCTTGTGAAAAAGGTAATAAAAAGATGGTCAGCGCATTAATTGCAAAAGGGGTAGATCCTAATTATAAAAATAAATATGGCTTTGCTTTATATGATGCGTTTAAAGATAATAAAAATGAAATTGTTAATTTATTAATTGACTATCCGAAAACAGATCTCAATAAAACATTTGGTTTTTTTAATGAAACAATTTTACATGCAGCAATTGAAAAAGATCAGCAAAACTTAGTGGACAAATTATTAACCGATTACCCAGATAGAATTAATCTTAATCAAGAAAGGGTGTTTGGCATTACGCCATTAGCTGAAGCAGCAAGAATAGGTAACTTTAAAACAATGGATGATTTATTGCAACTTGGAGCAGATATTAACCATAGAAGTTCATCTTATCATGGTATTACGTCTTTAATGCATGCGTGTTTAGAAAAAAAAGATAATGCAATTTTATGGTTATTAGATCATGGTGCGAAGGCATCATTTAGAACAACTAATTCAGATGAAAAAACTGCATTAGACTATTATCGTGAAGCCGGTGGGGTAAACCCAGAGATTCTTAAGCGTTTAGTTGTTAAGCCTAAACCAGTTAGGTTAGATGTAATTAATGCAGACCAACCAGAGACATTATTTAGTGATCAGCTTCATGCTAAAGAGCGATCAAAAACATTAACGAGAGATGCTTGTCATAATATTTAG
- a CDS encoding DUF2971 domain-containing protein, with amino-acid sequence MEHLYKYLPILNEKDELDENLLKSILDGYIKFSQRTSFNDPNDCQIYIEDIMHNESKEFFESLINKYYIACFSKINDSVAMWSHYSKDHQGICLVYNKTALKTLLPQDIAQGEINYQSIPKIYSKSFFSDLRAHQAQENIFKYHCMNDMVENVFFKKSLDWLYEKEYRISFEISMIGKLKSKKLDNSYLIKLLPPIEIVLGGKCPETIIKEIEKIINQQKSTVSLGQAKLDHESYSMKIVPYRK; translated from the coding sequence ATGGAACATTTGTATAAATATTTACCTATTTTAAACGAAAAGGACGAACTAGATGAAAATTTATTGAAAAGCATTTTAGACGGCTACATTAAGTTTAGTCAACGAACTAGTTTTAATGACCCTAATGATTGTCAAATTTATATTGAAGATATAATGCATAACGAATCAAAAGAATTCTTTGAATCATTAATAAATAAGTATTATATTGCATGTTTTTCAAAAATAAATGATAGTGTGGCTATGTGGTCACACTATTCTAAAGACCACCAAGGCATCTGTCTCGTGTATAATAAAACTGCATTAAAAACTCTATTACCACAAGATATAGCTCAAGGAGAAATTAACTATCAAAGCATACCAAAAATATATAGCAAATCATTTTTTTCTGACCTACGTGCCCACCAAGCACAAGAAAATATATTTAAATATCACTGTATGAATGACATGGTTGAAAATGTATTTTTCAAAAAATCATTAGATTGGCTATATGAAAAAGAATATAGAATAAGTTTTGAAATAAGTATGATAGGAAAATTAAAAAGCAAAAAATTAGACAATAGTTACTTAATAAAATTACTACCGCCTATTGAGATTGTGTTAGGAGGTAAGTGTCCTGAAACTATAATTAAAGAAATTGAAAAAATCATAAATCAACAAAAATCAACGGTCTCATTGGGACAAGCAAAGCTAGATCATGAATCTTACTCAATGAAAATAGTTCCTTACCGCAAATAA
- a CDS encoding type II toxin-antitoxin system RelE/ParE family toxin — MTWNIEFYKGVDDEIIELPPKVQAKMLRLFDLMQIHGADLGKPHTEALGDGLFEVRAKALEGIARSFFCYLHGKNIMVLRAFVKKTQKTPKKELELARKRMQEVKNELKAVKK, encoded by the coding sequence GTGACATGGAATATTGAGTTTTATAAAGGTGTCGATGATGAAATTATAGAATTACCACCAAAAGTACAAGCTAAAATGCTTAGGTTATTTGATTTAATGCAAATACATGGGGCTGATCTAGGTAAACCTCATACTGAGGCATTAGGTGATGGACTTTTTGAGGTTAGAGCTAAAGCACTAGAAGGTATAGCAAGAAGCTTTTTCTGCTATCTTCATGGTAAAAATATTATGGTATTAAGGGCCTTTGTTAAGAAAACACAAAAAACCCCTAAAAAAGAACTTGAATTAGCAAGAAAACGAATGCAGGAGGTTAAAAATGAACTTAAAGCAGTTAAAAAATAA
- a CDS encoding nuclear transport factor 2 family protein produces the protein MFSQMVEAKKIDLMSTFYHKDFILYSNGTTMDYDDFYNSHKKIYQTNVGYKIDYDTNTIVEQENKIACRLFITVTKPKQPPQKIEVILVAEYKNNKIYRLWELTYPNWRKSKTFKNVK, from the coding sequence ATGTTTAGTCAAATGGTTGAAGCAAAAAAAATTGACTTAATGAGCACCTTTTATCATAAAGATTTTATTTTATATAGTAATGGTACAACAATGGACTATGATGACTTTTATAACTCACATAAAAAAATATATCAGACAAATGTTGGTTACAAAATAGATTATGATACTAACACTATAGTTGAACAAGAGAATAAAATTGCTTGTAGGTTATTTATTACTGTAACCAAGCCAAAACAGCCACCACAAAAGATAGAAGTAATCCTAGTAGCAGAATACAAAAATAATAAAATCTATAGATTATGGGAATTAACTTATCCAAATTGGCGTAAATCAAAAACATTTAAAAATGTTAAGTAG
- the ffh gene encoding signal recognition particle protein — protein sequence MFKNLSDRLSTTFGKVTGQGRLTDENIQSALRDVRMALLEADVALPVVKQFVERIKVQALGEAVTKSLTPGQAFIGIVKKELENVMGGQNEGLNLKAQPPVTILMAGLQGSGKTTSTAKLAKYLTDVEKKKVMVVSTDVYRPAAIDQLKTLSNEIGVIFCPSQADEDPKVIATRALEEAKRQVADVLIVDTAGRLHIDQEMMTEIQGLHQITAPSETLFVVDSMTGQDAANTAKAFHDALPLTGVILTKADGDARGGAALSIRYITGKPIKFLGIGEKTDALEPFHPDRMASRILGMGDILSLIEEAEQKVDKAKAQKLAKKIKKGKSFTLEDFKEQLKQMKKMGGVSKMMDKMPGMGKVPEAAKSQMNDKMFVKMEAIINSMTPLERRKPEIIKGSRKKRIAQGSGTDVPDVNRLLKQFLQMQKMMKKMSKGGMGQMMKAMGGAKGMQGMIPPGMKGKTKF from the coding sequence ATGTTTAAAAATTTATCAGATCGCTTAAGTACCACCTTTGGTAAGGTAACAGGGCAAGGGCGATTGACTGATGAAAATATTCAATCAGCACTACGTGATGTACGTATGGCGCTCTTAGAAGCAGATGTGGCATTACCTGTTGTTAAACAATTTGTTGAACGTATTAAAGTGCAAGCTTTAGGTGAAGCAGTCACTAAAAGCCTAACGCCTGGCCAAGCCTTTATTGGTATTGTTAAAAAAGAACTTGAAAATGTCATGGGTGGACAAAATGAAGGCTTAAATTTAAAAGCACAACCACCTGTTACTATATTAATGGCAGGTTTACAAGGATCTGGTAAAACAACTTCAACAGCCAAGCTTGCAAAATACTTAACAGATGTTGAAAAGAAAAAAGTAATGGTTGTTAGTACGGATGTTTATAGACCTGCTGCGATTGATCAGTTAAAAACATTATCTAATGAGATTGGGGTTATTTTTTGCCCTTCTCAAGCTGATGAAGATCCAAAAGTGATTGCAACACGCGCTTTAGAAGAAGCAAAACGTCAAGTAGCTGATGTATTAATTGTTGATACAGCAGGACGTTTGCATATTGATCAAGAAATGATGACAGAAATTCAAGGGTTACACCAAATTACAGCGCCTTCAGAAACGTTATTTGTTGTAGATAGTATGACAGGTCAAGATGCAGCAAATACAGCAAAAGCATTTCATGATGCATTGCCATTAACAGGTGTGATTTTGACAAAAGCTGATGGTGATGCAAGAGGAGGTGCTGCATTATCAATTCGTTATATTACTGGAAAACCGATTAAGTTTTTGGGTATTGGTGAAAAAACAGATGCATTAGAGCCATTTCATCCTGATCGTATGGCTTCTCGTATACTTGGTATGGGTGATATTCTATCTTTAATTGAAGAAGCAGAACAAAAGGTAGATAAAGCAAAAGCTCAGAAACTTGCGAAAAAAATTAAAAAGGGTAAAAGCTTTACTCTTGAAGATTTTAAAGAGCAATTAAAACAAATGAAAAAAATGGGTGGCGTTAGCAAAATGATGGATAAAATGCCTGGTATGGGTAAAGTTCCTGAAGCTGCTAAGTCTCAGATGAATGATAAAATGTTTGTTAAAATGGAAGCGATTATTAATTCAATGACTCCATTAGAGAGACGTAAGCCTGAAATAATTAAAGGTTCTCGGAAAAAGAGAATTGCGCAAGGTTCAGGTACGGATGTTCCAGATGTCAATCGTTTGTTAAAGCAATTTTTACAAATGCAAAAAATGATGAAAAAAATGTCTAAAGGTGGTATGGGACAAATGATGAAAGCAATGGGAGGTGCCAAAGGAATGCAAGGTATGATACCTCCTGGTATGAAAGGTAAAACGAAATTTTAA
- a CDS encoding helix-turn-helix transcriptional regulator, producing MKVHITSTKEVGDIIRKARKFQKLTQADLSGISNVGVRFISDIENGKQTAEIGKVIHLLGAVGIAIDLRCDWM from the coding sequence ATGAAAGTTCATATAACAAGTACAAAAGAAGTCGGTGATATTATTCGTAAAGCACGAAAATTTCAAAAACTAACACAAGCTGATTTATCAGGCATAAGTAATGTCGGTGTCCGCTTTATTAGTGATATTGAAAATGGTAAACAAACAGCTGAAATTGGTAAAGTGATTCATTTACTTGGTGCCGTTGGTATTGCCATTGATTTACGTTGTGACTGGATGTAA
- a CDS encoding DNA-directed RNA polymerase subunit alpha, which translates to MEQIGHLLHPTQIDTKEKNDHTCRITLEPFERGFGYTLGYALRQTMLFALSGCSLTHVKVNDITDLNQEFKATQEPLDEVLLNIKGLLITLEEGLNEATIAFSKSTKKGVLITGADFNLPEGVNLLNPDHEIATLKANESLKIEAKVMRGRGYYEPEENNVDGYFHLDSTFSPVLRCNYSIENARVEQRTDLDKLIFDITTDGSLSPTDALSQSANMLRNQMGNLIDEEAIQARIVVEEKPEIDPFLLRSVEDLDLTVRSANCLKSENLRYIGELVQRTESSLLKTPNFGKKSLNEIKSKLTEYGYSLGMVVPNWSLDDLDY; encoded by the coding sequence ATGGAACAAATTGGACATTTATTACATCCAACGCAAATTGATACAAAAGAAAAAAACGATCATACATGCAGAATTACACTAGAACCTTTTGAGCGGGGTTTTGGCTATACGCTGGGTTATGCACTAAGACAAACAATGCTTTTTGCTCTATCCGGCTGCTCATTAACTCATGTAAAAGTCAATGATATTACTGACCTTAATCAAGAATTTAAGGCAACTCAAGAGCCTTTAGATGAGGTGCTTTTAAATATTAAAGGCTTATTAATCACCTTAGAAGAAGGTTTAAACGAAGCAACCATTGCATTTTCTAAATCAACTAAAAAAGGTGTGCTTATTACAGGAGCTGACTTTAATCTACCAGAAGGTGTTAATTTACTTAACCCTGACCATGAAATAGCAACCTTAAAAGCAAATGAGTCTCTTAAAATTGAAGCAAAAGTAATGCGTGGTCGTGGCTACTATGAGCCAGAAGAAAATAATGTCGATGGTTATTTTCATTTAGATAGTACTTTCTCTCCTGTCCTTCGCTGCAATTATAGTATTGAAAATGCTCGTGTTGAACAAAGAACTGACCTTGATAAATTAATTTTTGATATCACAACAGATGGCAGCTTATCACCGACTGATGCTCTAAGCCAATCAGCTAATATGCTTAGAAATCAGATGGGTAATTTAATTGATGAAGAAGCAATTCAAGCTCGTATCGTAGTAGAAGAAAAACCAGAAATTGATCCATTCTTATTACGCTCAGTTGAAGATTTAGACTTAACTGTACGTTCAGCGAATTGTTTGAAATCAGAAAATCTTCGTTATATTGGTGAATTGGTTCAACGCACTGAATCTTCATTATTAAAAACACCAAATTTTGGTAAGAAGTCATTGAATGAGATCAAATCTAAATTAACAGAATATGGCTATTCACTTGGTATGGTTGTACCAAACTGGTCATTAGATGATTTAGATTATTAA
- a CDS encoding helix-turn-helix transcriptional regulator, with product MNLKQLKNKAFKNPEVKEEYEKLSYEFELTNQLLKMRKASGLTQEQIAKKMGTTRSNICRLEKLGTHPRVDTVEKYAKACGYQMHFNFKPVEA from the coding sequence ATGAACTTAAAGCAGTTAAAAAATAAGGCATTCAAAAATCCTGAAGTAAAAGAAGAATATGAAAAATTAAGTTATGAGTTTGAATTAACTAATCAACTTTTAAAAATGAGGAAAGCATCAGGGTTAACCCAAGAGCAAATTGCAAAAAAAATGGGTACTACCCGTAGTAATATTTGTCGTCTTGAGAAGTTAGGTACACACCCTAGAGTGGATACAGTTGAAAAATATGCTAAAGCCTGTGGCTATCAAATGCATTTTAATTTTAAGCCTGTGGAGGCCTAA
- a CDS encoding AAA family ATPase, with translation MSVTNNENDRSRKAQLLMLAEQGNAEAQYELGMLYKLGDAKTDPNIIAAQRWLKQAALQQHEQAQYEIKKIMKESAPKKLAAIKFSHKNQSRQAKNIPNDQLRQVTDLLKQSGQKNQIQKIMPKSNVHTPLSDICRKIHDQPKEQLPIEEQSLPPTIRHLKQNKNSHANTKLKEENNTNLDHLDALKILPSEIIYQINDLIGLFEIKQLITQLSYKTYEATNNNKKHIEGFHTLLPNFLFCGNSGCGISTVSQIIQEIFYHFKLVSTKQPTYINAEELIQLKIPQVNGFLDTLFEKADSSVLIIHHLDKLCRLDNHKQGHIIFESLVRHNSRLTDQVMIIANCQRHSLPELKTLYSKIDILFQKTLEFNDLNPSELIEIYQLHLKQMQLNITAEALHYVNEIFQALYRTRGHVFKNTHLVKSSITQHVDALHQRTKSNKKAAKNLLTLKDVEL, from the coding sequence ATGAGCGTAACAAATAATGAAAATGATCGTAGCCGAAAAGCGCAATTATTGATGTTAGCTGAACAAGGGAATGCTGAAGCACAGTATGAACTTGGTATGCTTTATAAATTAGGTGACGCTAAAACAGATCCTAATATAATTGCTGCACAACGGTGGCTTAAACAAGCAGCACTTCAACAGCATGAACAAGCACAATACGAAATTAAAAAAATAATGAAAGAATCTGCACCAAAGAAATTAGCAGCCATAAAGTTTTCTCATAAAAATCAATCAAGACAAGCAAAAAACATACCAAATGATCAGCTTAGACAAGTAACTGATTTACTTAAGCAAAGTGGTCAAAAAAATCAAATACAAAAAATTATGCCTAAATCTAATGTGCATACTCCATTAAGTGATATTTGTAGAAAAATACACGATCAACCTAAAGAACAATTACCCATTGAAGAACAATCATTACCACCTACCATACGTCACTTAAAACAAAATAAAAATAGCCATGCGAATACCAAACTTAAAGAAGAAAATAACACTAACTTAGATCACTTAGATGCACTTAAAATATTACCTTCGGAAATTATTTACCAAATTAATGATCTTATTGGTCTATTTGAAATTAAACAATTAATTACCCAGTTAAGCTATAAGACATATGAAGCAACTAATAATAACAAAAAACATATTGAAGGATTTCATACCCTACTACCTAACTTTCTATTTTGTGGCAACTCTGGCTGTGGCATCTCAACGGTCAGCCAAATTATACAAGAGATTTTTTATCACTTTAAACTAGTCTCAACCAAACAACCAACCTATATCAATGCAGAAGAATTAATTCAGTTGAAAATTCCACAAGTTAACGGGTTTCTTGATACTTTATTTGAAAAAGCTGACTCAAGCGTGCTGATTATTCATCATTTAGACAAATTATGTCGTTTGGATAACCACAAACAAGGTCATATTATTTTTGAGTCATTAGTTCGTCACAATAGCCGTTTAACAGATCAAGTAATGATTATAGCTAATTGTCAGCGCCACAGCTTGCCTGAGCTAAAAACATTATATTCAAAAATTGATATTCTTTTTCAAAAAACCTTAGAGTTTAACGATTTAAACCCTTCAGAACTAATTGAAATATATCAATTACACCTTAAGCAGATGCAACTTAATATCACGGCAGAAGCATTACATTACGTCAATGAAATATTCCAAGCTTTATATCGAACCAGAGGTCATGTATTTAAAAACACGCACCTTGTAAAATCAAGCATTACACAACATGTAGATGCGCTACATCAACGCACTAAATCTAATAAAAAAGCTGCTAAAAATTTACTAACACTTAAGGATGTTGAGCTCTAA
- a CDS encoding YdcF family protein, translated as MELFAVFFNAIAFLLYPVVFCLMVLILAYLFKTVRKVFIAILILLLYFFSNGVLTQPIVTHLQIKDQSVSEKQILEHRAMIVLGGGLTRFNDTYYPSIVSYSRINQAYQVYKTAKSHGIEYTIFVSGGNTAGLDDSEANVYKTELIKLGVPAHQVILEDHSLNTFENARNMAFVASEYPFKEYLLITSGFHMKRALMYFNNFHISVVPVPSDFVKAQVSLIPRAYNLALLEFAIHEYIGIARLSVYNALGLNN; from the coding sequence ATGGAACTTTTTGCAGTTTTTTTTAATGCAATTGCTTTTTTACTATATCCAGTTGTATTTTGCTTAATGGTATTGATTTTGGCTTATTTATTTAAAACGGTCAGAAAAGTATTTATTGCTATTTTAATTTTACTACTTTATTTTTTCTCGAATGGTGTTTTGACTCAACCAATTGTAACTCATTTACAAATAAAAGATCAGTCGGTTAGTGAAAAACAGATTTTAGAACACCGAGCAATGATTGTTCTAGGTGGTGGACTAACACGGTTTAATGATACTTATTATCCTAGTATTGTATCATATTCAAGAATCAATCAAGCTTATCAAGTTTATAAAACTGCTAAAAGTCATGGTATTGAATATACGATTTTTGTCAGTGGTGGTAATACAGCGGGACTGGATGATTCAGAAGCTAATGTATATAAAACAGAATTAATTAAACTTGGTGTACCAGCGCATCAAGTTATCTTAGAAGATCACAGTTTAAATACATTTGAAAATGCAAGGAATATGGCATTTGTTGCATCTGAATATCCATTTAAAGAGTATTTATTAATTACAAGTGGTTTTCATATGAAACGTGCGCTTATGTATTTTAATAATTTTCATATTAGTGTGGTGCCAGTACCATCGGACTTTGTTAAAGCACAAGTGAGCTTAATTCCAAGAGCCTATAATTTAGCTTTGCTTGAGTTTGCTATTCATGAATATATAGGAATTGCGCGTTTAAGTGTATATAATGCTTTAGGCTTAAATAATTAG
- a CDS encoding tyrosine-type recombinase/integrase encodes MKLNDTKIKNLKPQKKVYRESDGNGLYLAIKPNGSKLWQFRYTYNKKPNWLGLGVYPYISLKQARELTHEHKSILAKGLDPKKEKDNQKAAKTNLFKYSAFEWIKLKKAEFAENHFKQCLQRLERLILPTFGERPIDEIETKEIISFLREIEAKGHLVQRNKVKSHLNQIFANALIEGKCIYNPVSGISSTLKTAKHKHYDFLKEPDQIAQLLNDIDTYQGNYPTVMALKLAPLVLLRPSELAALEWEEVYISQKKLIIKAERMKMRKAHTVPLSDQAFAIIKDMQVYSGNHRYVFPSTKTPKKPIDINTLRLSLRKLGYTYSPSLGRERKEGEKLKQDTHGFRHMGSTLLYEMAAQYGWSSDIIEKQLAHVEPNKVKATYNHAEHLNERVSMMQVWADYLDQIKFTTYE; translated from the coding sequence ATGAAGCTTAATGACACGAAAATCAAAAACTTAAAACCACAAAAAAAGGTATACAGAGAAAGTGATGGCAATGGTTTATACCTTGCAATTAAGCCTAATGGCAGCAAACTATGGCAGTTTCGCTATACGTATAACAAAAAGCCAAATTGGTTAGGCTTAGGTGTATACCCATATATTTCACTTAAACAAGCACGCGAATTAACACATGAGCATAAAAGCATATTAGCTAAGGGCTTAGACCCTAAAAAAGAAAAAGATAACCAGAAGGCTGCTAAAACTAATTTATTTAAATATAGTGCTTTCGAATGGATAAAACTTAAAAAAGCTGAATTTGCTGAAAACCATTTTAAGCAATGCCTACAAAGATTAGAGCGTTTAATTTTACCTACCTTTGGAGAGCGTCCTATTGATGAAATTGAAACTAAAGAAATTATAAGCTTTCTTCGAGAGATTGAAGCAAAAGGCCATCTTGTTCAGCGCAATAAGGTTAAAAGTCATTTAAACCAAATTTTTGCTAATGCATTGATAGAAGGTAAATGCATTTATAATCCAGTTAGTGGTATTAGCTCAACACTTAAAACTGCCAAGCATAAGCACTATGACTTCCTTAAAGAACCAGATCAGATTGCTCAACTATTAAATGACATTGATACATACCAAGGTAACTACCCCACTGTAATGGCTTTAAAACTTGCACCATTAGTTTTATTACGCCCCAGTGAACTTGCAGCACTTGAATGGGAAGAAGTCTATATATCGCAAAAGAAGTTAATCATTAAGGCTGAACGCATGAAAATGCGTAAAGCCCACACAGTGCCCTTATCTGACCAAGCATTTGCCATTATTAAAGATATGCAAGTATACTCTGGTAATCACCGTTATGTTTTCCCAAGTACGAAAACACCAAAGAAGCCAATTGATATTAACACGTTAAGGCTATCACTTAGAAAGCTTGGCTATACTTATTCTCCTTCTCTTGGTAGAGAGAGAAAAGAAGGTGAAAAGCTCAAACAGGATACACATGGCTTTAGACATATGGGTAGCACCCTACTTTATGAAATGGCAGCTCAATATGGTTGGAGTAGTGATATCATTGAAAAGCAATTAGCCCATGTTGAACCCAATAAAGTTAAAGCCACCTATAACCATGCTGAACACCTTAATGAACGTGTATCAATGATGCAAGTCTGGGCAGATTATCTTGATCAGATTAAATTCACTACCTATGAATGA